One part of the Treponema sp. OMZ 787 genome encodes these proteins:
- a CDS encoding PilZ domain-containing protein codes for MAFAVSQQLNRYYNLYKDIDVTFSKEVVLTLNFDPKQVFVRAAGGQWPCIINSASMTKAKIICGKKSGFIENLRNGVTSANIRFAFFDTEGKAPLSFFVAAKLVGISSYEAGNYDLVLITFEYTQRAPDDLIEKLGILLEANMNSQKRQNERVMITPEISRRIGLVEKGTVAYVDAIPRRCLIRDLSFSGAKILLVGVANFLMNKEVTLRFAFEDPHSVFGIKGRAVRTEPVEGRKDLVALAIQYYPQNIPMMYKMYLNKHFSVVRKSNSGGFGDDFLDDVDPTPSSAPVSAPSSGTDPLTPPPAAPALEQSAQQ; via the coding sequence ATGGCCTTTGCAGTAAGTCAGCAGTTAAACAGATATTATAACTTATATAAAGATATAGATGTTACTTTCTCAAAAGAAGTAGTTTTAACTCTTAATTTTGATCCTAAGCAGGTTTTTGTAAGAGCTGCGGGCGGACAGTGGCCTTGCATTATAAATTCAGCTTCAATGACAAAGGCAAAAATAATTTGCGGTAAAAAAAGCGGTTTTATTGAAAATCTAAGAAACGGCGTTACCTCTGCCAATATCAGATTTGCTTTTTTTGATACTGAAGGAAAGGCTCCTCTTTCTTTTTTTGTTGCAGCAAAACTTGTCGGAATCTCATCTTATGAAGCCGGAAATTACGATCTTGTTTTAATTACATTTGAATATACACAACGAGCTCCGGATGACTTAATAGAAAAACTAGGCATTTTACTTGAAGCCAATATGAACTCTCAAAAACGCCAAAATGAGAGAGTTATGATTACCCCAGAAATAAGCCGGAGAATAGGACTTGTAGAAAAAGGTACTGTCGCCTATGTGGATGCTATTCCGAGAAGATGCCTTATAAGAGACCTTTCTTTTTCGGGTGCAAAAATTCTTCTTGTCGGTGTTGCAAACTTTTTGATGAATAAAGAAGTTACCCTCCGTTTTGCGTTTGAGGATCCTCATTCGGTATTTGGAATCAAGGGAAGAGCCGTAAGAACCGAACCGGTTGAAGGCAGAAAAGACTTGGTTGCTCTGGCTATTCAGTACTATCCGCAAAATATTCCGATGATGTACAAGATGTATTTGAATAAGCATTTTTCTGTCGTCCGTAAATCAAATTCGGGCGGTTTTGGAGACGACTTTTTAGACGATGTAGATCCCACTCCATCCTCAGCTCCTGTTTCTGCACCTTCTTCAGGTACAGATCCTTTAACGCCTCCCCCTGCCGCTCCGGCTCTTGAACAGTCTGCTCAACAATAA